Part of the Paludisphaera borealis genome, TTCGCTGGCCGCACCCATCGAGCCCGGCCCAGCCTCGGCTCCGCTGCGCGTCGACCATTCGAGCCGTCGCCGCGAGAACGCGCTTCGCCAGAGCCTGATCCCCAGCCTGCTGGCCGCGCGGCGGCACAACGAGGCCCACGGCGCGGCTGACGCCCAGTTGTTCGAGATCGCCGACGTTTACCTCCCGCGCGAGGGCCGCGAGCTTCCCGACGAGCCCCCCCGGCTCGCGCTGGCCGCCGGCCGCGATTTCCGGGGGCTCAAGGGCGTGGTCGAGTCGCTCATCACGCGGCTGCACGTCGCCGAGCCGCTGTCGGCCCGACCGGTCGAATCGGCCCTCTTCGCCCCCGGCCGCGCCGCCGAGCTGCGCGTCGGCGACGTCCACCTCGGCTACCTCGGAGAAATCGACGCCGCCCAGCTTGAACGCTTCGAGCTGCGAGGCGCCTGCGCGGCCGCCGAGCTGAATCTGAACGTCCTGCTCGATAAGGCCCAACTGGTCCCCAAGGCGCGCCCGCTGCCGTCGTTCCCGGCCGTCGTCCGCGACCTCTCGCTCGTGGTCGACCGGTCGCTCGCCTGGGCCGACCTCGCCGCCGTCGTCTCGGAATCAGCCGGAAATTCGTTCCGCGCGATCGAATACCTGGACGCGTTCCAGGGGGGCAATCTCGCCGACGACCAGCAGAGCCTTCATTTCGGCATGACCTTTCGCCGCGACGACCGGACCCTGACCGGCGAGGAAGTCGACCTGGCTCTCAAGAACGTCATCGAGGCCTGCTCCCGAAAGTTCGGGGCCAAGCTGCGCGGTTGATGCGGCCGGCTCCCGGGCCGGGTAGCATGAGACTTCGAACCGAACGACCACGGGCTCTTCCCTGACTTCGAGTCGACGTCGGCTCGACCGGGCCGAGGTCGTCGCGCGGAGTCTTATTCGATGGCGCTTCACCTCGCGCTCCTGATCGTGTGCCTCGCTCCGGCTCGCTTCGAAGCGGCCCCACCACCGCTTCCCACGATCGACGAGGTGCTGGCTCGCCTCGATCGGACCGAGGCCGCGATCGACAACCTCTCGGTCACGACCCGGTACGTGAAGCACGATCGGTCCATGATGCCCGGCAACAAGCCGGTGCGCGTCGAGATGACCACGAAATTCGTCGTCGACCGCGAGGGGCGGTCGTGGTACGACTGCGAGGGGGAACAGGTCAACTTCGGGCCGAAGAAGGGTGAAGTCCGGACGTACAAGGGCCGGTGGTCGATGGCCTTCGACGGCAAGGTCGCGACGTCGCTCACCTCCGGCGCCGACGGCAAGCCCCATTTCGCCGAGATCAGCGACTATCCCGCCTGGCACGGCGTCAACCCGCTCGAATTCACGACCCGCTACTTCCAGAAGACCGTCACATCAACGCTGCGCGCCAAGAAGGGTCGCGTCGTCGAATGGAAGGCGCGCCAGTCGCGGCCGGTCGTCGTGGCGGAGACCGAGGTATTCACCAGCAAGGACGGCACGGAATGGAAGCAACGCTTCTGGATCGACATAGAGCGAGGCGTGATCGTCCGTCGTGCCGCGCTGATGATGAGAACTCCCGAGCAAGGCTTTCGCGAGTACACGCGAATCGAATCCGACGACCACGAGGAAATCGCGCCGGGAATCTGGCTGCCGATGCGCGTGCTTTACGAAAGCGTGGACGTCCCGCAGGACGGCGGCCCTGAAGCGATGTCATGGCGGTTCGAGGGGGTCAACTCCGATTGGGTCGTCAATAAGAAGCTCCCGGACGGACTCTTCCGGCTCACGTTTCCCGAGGATTTGCAGGTCAACGACCACCGCAAGCCGAAACCGCCGACGGACGCGAAGTGAGCCGATTCAACGTTCTTGCCGAGCGGGCGCGCGATTCGCTGTCGAGAAACCGAGCGAGGAATCGTTCGGACCGCGTCCGGTTTCCCGAGGCGGTCGTGAGAATGGGAAGCGGATCGGAACGACGACATGGGTGACATGCTGAGGCCGTGGCGAGCCGGGTTGCAGATTCTCCTCCGCGAGTGGCGGACGGGCGTGCTGCTGATCCTGCTCGTCGGACCGTTCCTGGCGTACATCGGCTTCGGCACGCTCTGGCTGATCGAACGCGGCTGGCTGCTGGTCGCGGTCATCGCGTGGATCGTGGCCGGCGGGGCGTTCGCGATCCTCGCCGCGCGGTGGACGACGAGCGTCCGCACGGTCATGCCGCCGCTCGACTGGGACGCCCCGAAAACCTTTTCGCCACAGGACCGCGAGGCCTGGAAGATCGTTCAGGACGACGCCCAAGAGGCCGAAAAGCTGGCGATGGAAGCGCTCATCGACGGCGACCGCTACATCGAGACCGGCCGCGAGCTGCTCAAGCACCTGGCCGCGCATTACCACCCGGATTCGACCCACCCGCTCGACGAGGTGCCCGTCGTCGAGCTGCTCACGGCCCTCGAACTGGCCGCCGAGGACCTCGCCAAGCTGACCCGCCAGGTGCCCGGCGGCGACCTGATCACGCTGTCGCACTGGCGGCGGGCAATCCAGATGGCCGGCTACATCTCGAAGGCCAACGACCTCTACGCCCTGGTCTCGCCGTTCCTCAACCCGCTCAGCGGACTAACCCGAATCGGCACTCGCGAGCTGATCGTCAAGCCGGCGTGGAAAAACATGCAGCAGAATGTGCTGCGGTGGTTCTTCCAGGCCTACGTCAACCGGATGGGCGTCCACCTGATCGAGCTGTTCAGCGGCCGGCTGGCGATCGGCGCCGACCAGTACCGCCGACTGACCCGCCGAGGCTCGTTGCCTGCACTTCCAGACGGCGGCGACACGCTCATCATCGACGTCGTCGGTGCCCGCGAGTCGGGGAAATCCCGTTTGATCGCCGCTGCCAAAGAGGTTTTCGAGGGCGACGACCGGCCGATCCGGGCGCGACTCGAAGGGATGGGGCTCGACGGCGCGCTCGTCGATCGGCTCAAGCACGTGCGGTACGTCGAGGTCCCCGGCTACTCCACACGGAGCACGCCCGAACACGACTCGCGAACCGACCGCAACACGCGCGAAGCGGCCGTCGAGGCGGCGGTCGGCTGCGACCTGTTGATCCTGGTCATCGACGGCCGCAAGAGCCTGCGACCGGCCGACGTCGCTTTCGCCGAGGCCTGGGACCGGTACTTCCTCCAGCACACCAACCGCGAAGCCCCGCCTGCCCTGGTTGTGGTCACGGGCGTTGATCGCCCCGAGTTCGGGCCGGTCTGGGCGCCTCCCTACGACTGGTCGGCCGGCCAGGGTGTGCGCGAAGCCGCCGTGCGGAACCTCTTCGACTCGCTCCGCGCGACCTTGCCGCCGGGCTTCTCAACGTTCGCCGCCGCCGGCCTGCCCGAGCAATCATCCTTCGGCATGGTCGAACACGTCCTCCCCGCCCTCGCCGCCCAGCTCCACCGCGCCGAACGCGCCGCGCTGTTGCGAAGGCTCCAGGCCGTGGCCAGCCGCTCCAAAGCGGGCCGCGTGATGAGCCAGCTCGGCCAGCAAGGCAAGCAGGTCTGGACCCATCTCAAGAACCGCCGCAAGAAGGCGAAGACGACGCCGTGACTCAGCGGTGTCGATTCCAGTCGAGGGCCAGCGGAGCCAGCGCGAACCGGCCCAGCGGCGAGGTGATCGCCGCCGCGCCGAGCATCCAGAAGGCCGAGAACGGCGGGTCGAACGGCGACGTCACCAGCCAGGCGAGCCCCCACATGCACAACGTGAACGCAAGCCAGATCGCCAACGCTCCCGCCGTATAGGGGCCATCGATCAGCCGTCGGCCGATCGCTTTCCGAAAGCCGACGACAGCCACGATCGCCTTGAACGGCGCCAGCGCGACGATGAACAGCGGGATTGATTCGATCAGCGTCGGCAGCCATTCGCGATGTCCCACAAGCCAGACGAGGGGAACCGCAAGAGCCATCGTGACCGCCGCGAACACCCAGGCGTGGGACTCGACGACCCATCGGCGTCCGGTCAGACCGAACGGGAGGCCGCTGGTCAAGCACTTCCACGAGAGCGCCGGCGTCAAGATCAGCGCGAGGCTCGCGATCAGCCACGCACTCCTTGCTTCATAGGGTCTGGCCGCTTTCCTGAGCAGCTCGACCGTGTCGAGCCAGGTTTCACTTCCAAGCACCGTGACGGCGACGAGAACCACCACGACGCCCCAGGCCAGCAAGACGCTCGCAAGTGCATTGCGGAACTTGGCCACGACCAGCGATTGCGTCGTCATCGGCCGAGTCCCCATGAACCCAATCGACGGCGACCCCGCCCACCAGAACGGCTCGAACCGACCAAAACGCGCACTCACCGAGAGCGCCATCAGCGGCGGGCTCGCGAACGCAAGCGCGAGCAACGACGTGGAGAAGACCGGCTGCGTCGCCCGAAACGGCGTGGCCGCGAGGAAGACGATGAAGACCGCCAAGAACCAGAACGTGATCGACGGCAGCATCCAGAGATGACAACGCGCCTCGAACCAGAGCTGCGCCGAGGCCGACGAGCCGAAACTTCGCCGACGCTCGAACGCCCCCGACGCGAGATTCACGAGCTTCCCGCCTTTCAGGCGCGGCATCCAGACGTCGCCCCGTCGCGAACGCGACACCGCCCAGTAGGCGAGCCCCCAGGCCCCGAACAGGTAAGCGGTCAGGAGCAGTTCCCATGGAAAATCGATCTCGAAGACCAGTTTGGCCACGAGCGGCGGCATGGCGAGCGTGATGTAGACGGTCAGGCAGACGACCAGCCGATACCAACTTGCGCCGAACGGACACCAGACCATGGCCTGGAGCCACGAGACCGCGGCGGCCAGTAGGAGGATTGGCAGTAGCATCGGCGGCGCGGCCGTGAAGCTGTCGGGGACGATCGCGACCGTCAAGAGCCAGAGGGTCGTGACCGTTGCGACGTTGAGAACCATCGGCCAGAAGGCCAATGTCGTCGCCGAGACCGGGAGCACGAACAGCCGCCGAGGATACCCCGACGCCAGGTCCCCCTCCCGGTCCAGGAACAGGATCGCGTTGAGGATGTATCCCGAGATCACCGACAGGATCGCCACGGTCAGCAAGCGGATCAACCACCACTCGCCGCCGGACCAGGCGATGAGGGGACGACTTGCGATGAGCAGGATCGCGAGCGCGACGAGGACGGCACGCATGCCGACGCGATGCCGAATCCACGGCTGCGCGATGATTGTGAGTCCAGGAGTGAGCATGGTTCAGCCCTCCACCGAGGCGTGTCGTCGGCTTCCAACCTGGGCCACGAAGATCTCGTCGAGCGACGGCGTCTGGTCCTCGACGATCCGCCCGCCGAGGCCGGCGGCCTGCATGGCGACTGCCTCGATCGGACCGGGGCAGACGGCCGTCCAGTCGCGGCCGAAGCCGTCGCAGACGACCGTTCCCGCCAGCGCGGGGGGCTGCGGCTGGGACTCGTCGAAGCGGAGCGTCAGGCGTCGATGCGATCGCTTGATCTCGTCGAGCGGGCCGGAAAGGACGATCCGGCCGCGATCGATGAGGGCCACCGAATCGGCCACGCGCTCGACCTCGTCGAGCAGGTGCGACGAGAAGAAGACCGTGCGCCCTTCCTCGGCGATCGTCCGGATGATCGCGGCCAGGATGTCGCGGCGGACGATCGGATCGAGGCCCGTCGACGGCTCGTCGAGGACCAGCAGATCCGGCCGAAAGGCCAAAGCCCCGACCAGCCCGACGCGCGCCCGCTGGCCTTGAGACAAGCTTTTGATCCGTGCTTGCGGGTCGAGATCGAAGTCGTTCCGCAGCCGATCGGCCAGGGCGACGTCCCACGTCGGATAGAAAGCCCGCAAGTAGTTGAGCAACTCGCTGATCCGCATCCAGTCGGGCAGGTCGCGGTCCTCGCTCAGATAGCCGATCCGCGACAGGACCTCGACCGGCTGCGTCACCGGATCGCCGCCGAGCACGCGGACCGTCCCGGTCTGCGCCCGGTAGAGGCCGAGCAGGTGCTTGATGAGCGTCGTCTTGCCCGCGCCGTTCTCGCCGACGAGGCCGAAGACCAGGCCGCGAGGGACATCGAGCTGAACCCCGTCCAGGGCCAGCGAGCGGCCGAACCGCCGCGACAGGCCCGACACTTCGATCACGCCGTCCACGCCTTCGGTCGTCATGAGCCCCCCCCTTCCTCGCCGTTGCGCATCACCACGTCGCGCTTCCGGATCAGATCGAGCACGTCTTCCAACGACACGCCGAGCTGCCGCGATTCGGCGAGCAAGGCGTCGATCCGCTCGGCCAGGATCTTCAACCGCTCGCCGCGCGCCAACCGCGAGCCGTTGTCGGCGACGTACGTACCCGCCGTCCGCCGCTTCTCGACCAACCCCGCCCCCTCCAGCTCGCGATACGCCCGCGCCACCGTGTTGGGGTTGACCACGAGCTGCTCCGCGAGCACCCGGATCGGCGGCAGCTCCTCGC contains:
- a CDS encoding GTPase domain-containing protein: MGDMLRPWRAGLQILLREWRTGVLLILLVGPFLAYIGFGTLWLIERGWLLVAVIAWIVAGGAFAILAARWTTSVRTVMPPLDWDAPKTFSPQDREAWKIVQDDAQEAEKLAMEALIDGDRYIETGRELLKHLAAHYHPDSTHPLDEVPVVELLTALELAAEDLAKLTRQVPGGDLITLSHWRRAIQMAGYISKANDLYALVSPFLNPLSGLTRIGTRELIVKPAWKNMQQNVLRWFFQAYVNRMGVHLIELFSGRLAIGADQYRRLTRRGSLPALPDGGDTLIIDVVGARESGKSRLIAAAKEVFEGDDRPIRARLEGMGLDGALVDRLKHVRYVEVPGYSTRSTPEHDSRTDRNTREAAVEAAVGCDLLILVIDGRKSLRPADVAFAEAWDRYFLQHTNREAPPALVVVTGVDRPEFGPVWAPPYDWSAGQGVREAAVRNLFDSLRATLPPGFSTFAAAGLPEQSSFGMVEHVLPALAAQLHRAERAALLRRLQAVASRSKAGRVMSQLGQQGKQVWTHLKNRRKKAKTTP
- a CDS encoding ABC transporter ATP-binding protein, whose protein sequence is MTTEGVDGVIEVSGLSRRFGRSLALDGVQLDVPRGLVFGLVGENGAGKTTLIKHLLGLYRAQTGTVRVLGGDPVTQPVEVLSRIGYLSEDRDLPDWMRISELLNYLRAFYPTWDVALADRLRNDFDLDPQARIKSLSQGQRARVGLVGALAFRPDLLVLDEPSTGLDPIVRRDILAAIIRTIAEEGRTVFFSSHLLDEVERVADSVALIDRGRIVLSGPLDEIKRSHRRLTLRFDESQPQPPALAGTVVCDGFGRDWTAVCPGPIEAVAMQAAGLGGRIVEDQTPSLDEIFVAQVGSRRHASVEG
- a CDS encoding GntR family transcriptional regulator — its product is MRIHISTNEGVPIYLQIVNQVKYLVASGRLSAGEELPPIRVLAEQLVVNPNTVARAYRELEGAGLVEKRRTAGTYVADNGSRLARGERLKILAERIDALLAESRQLGVSLEDVLDLIRKRDVVMRNGEEGGGS